One Rissa tridactyla isolate bRisTri1 chromosome 1, bRisTri1.patW.cur.20221130, whole genome shotgun sequence DNA segment encodes these proteins:
- the ATP6V1E1 gene encoding V-type proton ATPase subunit E 1: protein MALSDADVQKQIKHMMAFIEQEANEKAEEIDAKAEEEFNIEKGRLVQTQRLKIMEYYEKKEKQIEQQKKIQMSNLMNQARLKVLKARDDLIADLLNEAKQRLAKVVKDTARYQTLLDGLVLQGFYQLLEPRIVVRCRKQDLPMVKTAVQKSIPIYKNATKREVDIHIDQDNFLPEDIAGGVEIYNSDGKIKVSNTLESRLDLVAQQMMPEIRVALFGANANRKFLD from the exons aTGGCGCTCAGCGATGCCGACGTCCAGAAGCAG ATCAAGCATATGATGGCTTTCATTGAGCAGGAAGCCAATGAAAAGGCTGAAGAAATAGATGCAAAG GCAGAAGAAGAATTCAACATTGAGAAGGGTCGCCTTGTTCAGACACAGAGGCTGAAAATCATGGAGTATTATGAAAAGAAGGAGAAACAAAttgaacagcaaaagaaaat TCAGATGTCCAACTTGATGAATCAGGCAAGACTGAAGGTCCTCAAGGCAAGGGATGACCTTATTGCA GATTTGCTGAATGAGGCCAAGCAGAGACTTGCCAAGGTGGTGAAGGATACTGCCAGGTACCAGACACTGCTGGATGGACTAGTTCTACag GGATTCTACCAGCTGCTTGAGCCCAGAATAGTTGTTCGGTGCAGGAAACAGGATCTCCCCATGGTTAAG ACTGCTGTACAGAAGAGCATTCCCATCTACAAAAATGCCACCAAGAGGGAAGTGGATATTCACATTGACCAAGACAACTTCCTGCCAGAGGACAT tgCTGGAGGTGTTGAAATCTATAACAGCGATGGTAAAATTAAGGTTTCCAATACCCTGGAAAGTCGTCTGGACCTTGTAGCCCAGCAG ATGATGCCAGAAATCAGAGTGGCTCTCTTTGGTGCTAATGCCAACAGGAAGTTTTTGGACTAA